In a genomic window of Telopea speciosissima isolate NSW1024214 ecotype Mountain lineage chromosome 5, Tspe_v1, whole genome shotgun sequence:
- the LOC122661131 gene encoding gamma-glutamyl peptidase 5-like isoform X2 has translation MNVKRFAVLLCAEDSDFVKKKYGGYSGVFVGMLGEEGEIWDFYRVIGGDFPLEDELECYDGFVVSGSCSDAHGNDIWILKLVNLLKKLDSMKKRILGICFGHQILCRALGGKTGRAVSGWDVGVRKINLSPSKQLAALKLPCSLPIYEFHRDEEFEADIGKARAEELVPDMEAWKRFCKSFLKGPLIPHHWYSDQVVLLDTEIKNKERWVLGAKLDEICI, from the exons atgaATGTGAAGAGATTCGCCGTTCTTCTCTGTGCTGAGGATTCGGATttcgtgaagaagaaatatGGAGGATATTCCGGGGTGTTCGTCGGAATGttgggagaagaaggagagatctGGGACTTTTACAGAGTCATCGGTGGTGATTTTCCTCTGGAAGACGAACTGGAATGCTACGATGGATTCGTGGTTTCGGGTAGCTGTAGCGACGCTCACGGAAATGATATCTGGATCCTGAAACTCGTCAATCTCTTGAAGAAGTTGGATTCCATGAAAAAGAGAATTCTAGGCATCTGTTTTGGTCACCAG ATATTATGCCGTGCACTGGGAGGGAAGACAGGACGAGCAGTGTCTGGATGGGATGTGGGAGTAAGAAAGATCAACTTGTCGCCGTCCAAGCAGTTGGCCGCCCTTAAATTGCCCTGCTCTTTGCCCATCTATGAATTCCATAGAGATGAG GAGTTTGAAGCTGACATAGGAAAGGCACGAGCAGAAGAACTAGTGCCAGACATGGAAGCATGGAAGAGATTCTGCAAGAGCTTTCTCAAGGGTCCACTTATACCCCATCACTGGTATAGTGACCAAGTTGTCTTATTAGAcacagaaataaaaaataaagaaagatggGTTTTGGGGGCCAAGTTAGATGAAATTTGTATATAA
- the LOC122660932 gene encoding uncharacterized tRNA/rRNA methyltransferase slr1673 gives MHLYLLSIPRLPRTTILQARPSVHYEDAQTQKRTKNTLPRLPLPSHVKSITSPSNPFVKHCLKLRQSSTYRHFHGSALVVGTTPISEIYRFQDSIQGATTMDCLLLLDGTEVPKELCNSSIRIVYVSPMVMKKLSGVQSIDSIKAAALLRLPPSFHDIDDKQIEENCRRWFPSPHRVLVLDGIQDPGNLGTLLRSAMAFRWDGAFLLPGCCDPFNDKVLRAARGASFQLPIISGNWGHLETLAIEFKMKLLAGHPEITTELKSSSLLSQKLVDSLADNPLCLVLGSEGHGLSEQAKQVCELVSIPMAGKFESLNVSVAGGIFLFMLQPDNQGCV, from the exons ATGCACTTGTACCTGCTCTCAATTCCTCGTCTTCCTCGAACAACCATTCTTCAGGCGAGGCCATCGGTCCATTATGAAGATGCTCAGACTCAAAAAAGGACTAAAAACACTCTTCCAcgcctccctcttccttctcaCGTCAAATCTATTACAAGCCCTTCCAACCCCTTTGTCAAACATTGTCTCAAGCTTCGCCAGAGCTCAACTTATCGCCATTTTCATGGTTCTGCCCTCGTCGTTGGAACCACCCCAATAAG TGAAATATATAGATTTCAAGATTCAATCCAGGGAGCAACTACAATGGATTGTTTGCTTTTGCTTGATGGAACTGAGGTTCCCAAAGAGTTATGCAACTCCTCCATCCGTATTGTGTATGTGAGTCCTATGGTGATGAAAAAACTTTCTGGGGTGCAATCAATTGATTCTATCAAAGCTGCTGCTCTGTTGAGACTTCCTCCTAGTTTCCACGATATTGATGACaaacaaatagaagaaaattgtaGGAGGTGGTTCCCTTCCCCTCATAGAGTGCTGGTCCTTGATGGGATCCAG GACCCTGGTAACCTAGGTACATTACTAAGATCTGCAATGGCCTTCAGATGG GATGGTGCCTTTTTGCTGCCTGGCTGCTGTGATCCTTTCAATGACAAAGTGCTCCGAGCAGCCCGAGGAGCTTCGTTTCAGCTCCCTATTATTTCTGGAAATTGGGGTCATCTAGAAACTTTGGCAATTGAATTCAAAATGAAGTTGTTGGCTGGACACCCAGAGATTACTACAGAATTGAAGTCGTCATCTTTGCTCTCACAGAAGCTTGTAGACTCTTTGGCAGATAATCCTTTGTGTTTGGTCTTGGGGAGTGAAGGGCATGGTCTATCAGAACAAGCTAAGCAGGTCTGCGAGCTTGTAAGCATTCCAATGGCGGGGAAGTTTGAATCTCTTAATGTTTCTGTTGCAGGTgggatttttttgtttatgcttCAGCCTGATAACCAGGGATGTGTAtga
- the LOC122660963 gene encoding coiled-coil-helix-coiled-coil-helix domain-containing protein 2 → MARRSSGGRPAPRAAPRPAAMRNPPQPASRAPPPAPAQSGSGGSMLGGLGATIAQGMAFGTGSAVAHRAVDAVLGPRTVQHETVASEATAAPAPTMNGVGSDACNIHSKAFQDCLNNFGSDISKCQFYLDMLSDCRRNSGSMMGA, encoded by the exons ATGGCTCGCCGAAGCTCCGGAG GAAGGCCTGCCCCTAGGGCTGCTCCTCGTCCTGCAGCTATGCGTAATCCCCCTCAACCGG cAAGCCGTGCTCCTCCTCCAGCTCCTGCTCAGAGTGGCAGTGGTGGATCCATGCTAGGAGGTCTTGGTGCCACCATAGCTCAGG GTATGGCTTTTGGCACTGGTAGTGCAGTTGCGCACAGAGCTGTTGATGCTGTTCTTGGCCCACGCACTGTTCAACATGAAACTGTTGCATCGGAGGCTACTGCTGCCCCAGCACCAACCATGAACGGTGTTGGTTCAGATGCATGCAATATTCACTCCAAGGCTTTCCAAGAT TGCTTGAACAACTTTGGGAGTGACATCAGTAAATGCCAGTTCTACTTGGATATGTTGTCCGACTGCAGGAGGAATTCTGGTTCAATGATGGGTGCCTAA
- the LOC122661131 gene encoding gamma-glutamyl peptidase 5-like isoform X1 → MNVKRFAVLLCAEDSDFVKKKYGGYSGVFVGMLGEEGEIWDFYRVIGGDFPLEDELECYDGFVVSGSCSDAHGNDIWILKLVNLLKKLDSMKKRILGICFGHQILCRALGGKTGRAVSGWDVGVRKINLSPSKQLAALKLPCSLPIYEFHRDEVWELPPQAEVIAWSDKTKVEIFKYKDHIMGIQGHPEYTKDLFLNIVDRLLNRNIIQEFEADIGKARAEELVPDMEAWKRFCKSFLKGPLIPHHWYSDQVVLLDTEIKNKERWVLGAKLDEICI, encoded by the exons atgaATGTGAAGAGATTCGCCGTTCTTCTCTGTGCTGAGGATTCGGATttcgtgaagaagaaatatGGAGGATATTCCGGGGTGTTCGTCGGAATGttgggagaagaaggagagatctGGGACTTTTACAGAGTCATCGGTGGTGATTTTCCTCTGGAAGACGAACTGGAATGCTACGATGGATTCGTGGTTTCGGGTAGCTGTAGCGACGCTCACGGAAATGATATCTGGATCCTGAAACTCGTCAATCTCTTGAAGAAGTTGGATTCCATGAAAAAGAGAATTCTAGGCATCTGTTTTGGTCACCAG ATATTATGCCGTGCACTGGGAGGGAAGACAGGACGAGCAGTGTCTGGATGGGATGTGGGAGTAAGAAAGATCAACTTGTCGCCGTCCAAGCAGTTGGCCGCCCTTAAATTGCCCTGCTCTTTGCCCATCTATGAATTCCATAGAGATGAG GTGTGGGAGCTGCCACCCCAGGCAGAGGTGATAGCATGGTCTGATAAGACAAAGGTGGAGATTTTCAAGTACAAGGACCACATAATGGGCATTCAAGGCCACCCCGAGTACACCAAAGATCTATTCCTCAACATAGTCGACCGCCTCCTCAACCGaaatatcatccaa GAGTTTGAAGCTGACATAGGAAAGGCACGAGCAGAAGAACTAGTGCCAGACATGGAAGCATGGAAGAGATTCTGCAAGAGCTTTCTCAAGGGTCCACTTATACCCCATCACTGGTATAGTGACCAAGTTGTCTTATTAGAcacagaaataaaaaataaagaaagatggGTTTTGGGGGCCAAGTTAGATGAAATTTGTATATAA